GTTATTGCATCATCAAAGctcttaaaaagttaaacttgtGCTTTGGTTGCATCATCTTACAAGCACAAGAACCTTGTGCTTTAAATGCATCAATTTATTCCCTCCTTTATTCTCTGAGATATGATCTGGCAAGCTGATCTTAATTTTTAACTTGGCCAACACACTGGAATACTCTGAAAATACAACATTAAATTTGCATTGTAAAGAGATGCACAAAGGACCTGCATGCAATAACATTGCTTTTGGAAAATCTCCACCAAAAATGGTAACACGGCACACTGAACAGAGCTTGAAGGGGGTCTCTTAATTAAGTATGAATGCGTTTGAATTAGCGTTGAATTAAACCTGTTATAGGATGACTGTAAAGACTTGTCACAGTGGCAGCTGTTAATGACTGTTATTAGAGAAGCATTTTACCAATGCGCTAATTGAAACAAGGAAAACATTCCTCAACCGCCCTTCAATCAATTTGGGTATTTAAGGGAATTCTACTGAAGCTGTAACAGAAATCAGGAGGGGATGGCTAGTTTTGCCTTCAGTTCAACAGGGAGCTcgtgtacatatttttttacggtgtgctatatttttttgtttttatattttcatacaTAGTATAATTATGTACTTAATTAACTGAAGAATACATTATATACTGCCTACAAAATAATGAGACAAAATGTTTAGCTACATTTATGTATATTTCACCTGCCTATTTTGAATAACCATTAGCGGGCATATCTGATGTGATCCTGGAGTTTATGTGCCTGTTGCATAATCTGCCACTAGGAGGCCAGAATAGTTTACTTCGCTCTGAGGTGAAATGAAATGTTACCTAAAAATAACAAAGTATAGACACCAGTcctcattattttggaatttccATTTACAttactttaaattaaaaaaaaaaaaaaaccttaggGTACAGTCCAACCCTTTAGATTATTTGTTCAGAGTTGTGTTTTGTGGTACCTGGTACAGCAACAACTAGGCATCCTTTTGTTGCTTCTCATTCGTGTTTATGATAAAATATTACCCAGATACCTGGATTTGCCTGAGCTGTGTGAGAGTGTTGTGCTTTTCCAGtgaaacaatacaattttttttcagtgatgtAACTTCCGCATTTGGACGACCGGTTGGGGCCTGTGCAAGCAGTGGCATTGTATTCCAGCAAGGCTCAGGATGTCCTGTTGAGGGGTTAGGGGTTGGACAGAAGCAGAGGAGATGTAAGAGCAtaactgtgttgcgtgttttcaATGGTGACGGCTAGTCGTTCCCAGGACCCCAGAGATCATTGTTCATTCCAAGAGAATGGTAGGCCTCATCTACAAGTCAGACCAAACCGTCCTtccttttggatttttttttaaacactcaaTTTTGCTTGACTGAGGATAATATAACCAGACCAACATGGGAAGAATTTATAAGCCATCGAATTCGGTAATCGTGATTTATCAAGATAGGCCAGCCTATTGAATAGGAGAGGACCAAGGTTGAGGGGGAAAATACATGTGAGTATTTACAGCTTTTTGGAGCACAGTTGTCTTTCACAACTCGCTCTGATACAAAACCGTTGTTGTGTGAAATAGCGTACTGAGGAAGTGTCTTAGAATTTGGGAGCGAAGTATGGATGTCATGGTGTTTATGCAGCTTTCTTCTTTACAGGTTTCAGAAACTATTCCATGAGTAAGTTAAGTGATTGCTTTTTTTGGGTCACGCTAATACCATCATTCTGCTTTCAAAATAGGTAATTGGataaaccagaaaataaatagtCTTTATTTCAGAAATTGGTAAGTTTGAGTTTTGAACTCGAGAAATCTCTATTGTTCCAACAGAAGGAAAGACGGAGTTTCCTCAAGCAGGCGGTAGAACAGTCCGTTACATCACTGATTTATTGGGCTTTCTTTCTGAGCATCTAGTTTATTTTCTCTCTGCAGAGTCAGGACAGGAAGGTTATTGTGAAGACTGATTACAACCATTTTTACATTGGTGTTTTTCCCCTATTCTGTCTTCAGTCATCACCATGTTTTGACTTGCAGCAGGAAACTACTGGATTTCCAGATTACAGCCCATTTGTATACAGTTGAAGTCTTTGCTTATCCGTTTAAAATTAACATAGAAAGTTGTTTTGGATGCTTCTGATGGACTTGACAATTAGATTTATGTTACCACAGTTCTGTGATTTGAGGCATTCTCATACAACATAATGTCCAGTATATTATGCATACAATGGCGATGACTCATGCCAGGAGATTGAACCATATCAGCAGAACCTGTGCAGAAAGTCTCCAGTATTCTGAAATAACGTTTGTGATAGTAAACTTGACTTAGTGTCACCTTATCTCAATTTGACAGGAGTGAATTTTGAGGAGGTGAACGAAGAGAACAAGCAGAGTCTTTTCAGCGACAGCTACTCTGCAATTGACAAATTGGCATTCACCGTTGGCTATGTGTAGGTATCATGATTCCACATTATAAACTGTTTCGTGCTTTTCTGCATCAAAAAGCATTCTCATTTTAtgacttaacattttttttcctcagagtGTCTGATTTCCTTATGGGAGATGTAGACAATGGATCGGTGTTAGGGCTCCCCCTAACTAAGAGAAGCAGGGTAAGTGGTTCTATATAATGATGTATCGTATTTTCACGACTATAAGGcacgcaccgtattaaaaggcgcagtctcagttacggggtctatttctgtacgctatcttaaaacatacggtagcatgcatgcacgctaaaacaatgtttttaaaaaggcagcgggagcaaaactgagttcggttgtactttattgaagtatttaacaaagtactcacgttatttttttgatcaatcctcatccacaaatccatcaatgTCCTCATCCTCTGTATCCCAAATGAACAGCTGGCCacgttctccatcaaacatgccgggttccctctcgtcattctCTGAGTCTATTAGCCaaatgggacaaaaaaaaaaaaaacctagttGTTTGGTATAAAACATATAATATATCCTTGCAACCCTGTTGTGCATATTTTCTTATtgcaaattccatccatccatccattttctgagccgcttctgctcactaggggcatgctggagcctatcccagctatcatctggcaggaggcgggttacaccctgaactggttgccagccaatcgcagggcacatgcaaacaaacaaccattcgcactcacattgacacctacgggcaatttagagatgccaattaacctaccacgcatgtttttgggatgtgggaggaaaccggagtgcccggagaaaacccccgcaggcacgaggagaacatgcaaactccacacaggctgggccgaggattgaaccccggtcctcagaactgtgaggcagacgctctaaccagtcgtccaccgtgccgcagtaaAAACATCACctcatataattgtttgtgtggttctAGTAATAGCAgtttcttttgactttttgaagaagATCATATCACATTTTATGAGCAATTAATGTAAAAATCAAGGTAATTCATTTCCAATTCTCATTTCTTTCTActgttgtccaccgtgccgccttattgCAAGTTGTTTGGTGTAAAACATTGTTTCATTATGGTTTCAGTCTTCTGAAAACCTGCCGGTGGAATCTGGAGGATCCGGCTCTGAGAAAGATGATCCGCCAGGTAACACAGCTCTCTTTTAAGAGTATGTATTTTGGTTTTTGCACTATAacaagtggggggggggagaaaaatcaTGCTTATTGGGCAGAATAATTCTTGCTTATTGTAGTTTGCTCTTGATATGTCTCTGTGGATACTAATTGTAGCAGCTTTGGAGTTATGGATGACTACTTATTAATCCATGCATCACTCAGTTAGCTGTAATTATCTCCAAATGGTATTAGCCTGTATGCCTCTCATTCAAGGTCAGCGTCCACGAGGCCAGTAGGCTCATAGTCACATATATTGCCAAACACATGGAATGCCCAGAAGTGTTGAGAGGAGCCTTGTCAGTCATGCATAAGTCCATCTTTTACAACCTCCCTCGTGCAGTTCCTGTGATTGTCACAGGACCACCATTTCGGGTCGAAGAGGTGGATAGGACGCTGCTGCAGCAGGAGAACGGGGTGGAGTCAGCACTGCGCTACGCCAAGGCCTGGTCGAAATACACCAAAGAAGTACTTGGGTGGGTGGAGAAACGTCTTAATATGGGTGAGTCAAGGAAGTATGTGGTTTGGACGAGTTCTTATGAGTGGTTTATGTTACCGCAGAGCTAGAGAACCCCAAATCCTCTGTTGCGTGGTAGTTGAGTAGTATGATGGGCACTATACATAGCTGCCTCATAAACATTTGAAGGTCGTCGTGTTAGGGTACCTATCTTTATGATGTCTTTATCTTTATTTCCTTGTGCTTATTATGCAAATTGTAGGTCTTAAAATGCAACATTCGTTTAgagttaaagttaaaaaaatatatatttttagaaagcTTCGCCAAGGAGGTTATGGTTTATCATTTGACGCTGGGGTGTGACCGAAACAAGAAACTTTAAATATACTCTCTGTACATTTTCCTCAAATTCCCCATACATAATGTACATAATCTTAATAACACAATTTAGACATATGCAGATGGTTCACTATGAAGGTATGATCTACATTGGCATTGTTCAACCATGGCACAATGCACAATTTCTTTTCCTAGAAAAGAAAGGAAATAACCTTTGTTTTCTACTGGGAGTAAATCATATCCAGACAGCATATACCgttagacctttttttttttttttttttttttttaaatctggaaAGAGCAATTTGAGGTAAATttcttgggatttttttttttttaacccctgaGACCTCACTTGAGCTGCACCCAAATGCCCATGTTCAAGGCTGAGAATGCAGCGTGTGAACTTATGTTCGGCTTTGTGGTTAATGAATGGTTTCACTGTCATACTTAGTCATTCTTCCAGTCAGCATGGTGACACAGGGCCCTCTGTAAAGTTACATGCATGTGTTATCAAGCGAACACACAAACTTTATTTAACACATCCTCTGTGGCTAATGGTTTATTTGATGATGAATGACTCAAGGACATTGCTTGCTTGACTTTATTCAAAGTAAAATTCCTGTTATTCACTGCAAATTTTACAGACctgtttaattttacaattaAGCCAAAAGAAAGGGCATAGTAATCTATATATTATCACATAATGTAAATATATGGTGCATTGGGTGTATTTACAGATATTGAGTTGGCAAAGAGCTACAACAAAATGGCTGAATCTGCAAAGATCCTTGCAAGTCAACAGGTGATTTAAGTTTTGAGAAGAAATTTGCAGCTTATATAGAGACACTTTTGTTTCACCTAATCCAACTTGTCTGTTCTTCCTGATCAAGGAATTCATGCCTTTTCGTGAGATCTATATGGCTGCTTTCAAAAATGACATTGACTACAGCAAGCTTGTACTTAACACCACAGCAGTGCTCCAGAGCAACAAATTCATGCAGGTAATTCCACAAAAGATGTTGCATCTCGGATTTCGGTCAATAATGGACACAGCAGTACTAACATAGTGTATGTTGCCGTTTTGATTTAGCCTCTGATGACTCGAAAAAATGAGCTGGACAAACTACGAAAAGAGATGAAGGACCAGTGGCAGAGAGAGCAAAAGAAAATGGTAATTCCTCTACAATGTCTAGTAATTTACAATGGAGGTTTGGTCAATAAATCCCTTTTGAAATTTCTGAAACTATATGCTGCCATTAAACACCCATATTTAGgtgcaattttaattttttattgttcatttcttgttAAACTAAATGTTCTTTGCATTACAAGCATGAGGCGGACAGCGCTCTGAAAAAGGCTCGGATGCTGCAGGATCAGCGTCAAGAGGAGTATGAAAAGGCCAAGGTATCCACCAGCCGGCTGGAGGGGGAGCAGATCGGAGGAGTCGCAGGAGCAACGGCAGCGAAACAGCTAGAAAAGCGGCGCAGGTTGGAAGAGGAGGCCTTTCAGAAGGTACTGCAACACTTGTTATTCTTGTAGCATGATCAGGCTCCCAGTTTGGTTCATAAGCAGATTCTGTCACTAACATATGAGAACCACtattatcatcatttttttcttctgaattGAGAATCCAAATTCTGTCATTTGTTGCAGGCTGAGGAGGCGAGGGCACACTGTGAAGCTTGTCAAATTGATGTTGTGGAGAAAAGAGTCGATCTGGCCAAGACCAAGAGTGACATCATCACTCAGCTCCGAAAGATGGTCTTCCAATGCGACCTAACCCTTAAAGCTGTATGTCCAAATGTTTctttattaaattatatttatctTGATGTGTTAGTTATGTTTTCAACATAATTGTAGTCCGTCGAATACGATATGATCAGCACCTGATAGCAGAATGACATTGTTTGTTCAAGGTCACAGTGAATTGGTTCCAGCTCCAGCAGGCCCAGGTTGTATCACTTCCAGTCAACCACCAGAGTCTGTGTGAAAATGCCAAACTATATGAGCCTGGGCATCGCTATGTTGACTTTGTCCGGAGGTTGCCACCTGAGTCCCACTATTTGGATTCATCTTTTTCATCAAGCGCAGGGTGAGGCATGGtgtgttttatttgattcaGGGCCAGTACCTAAACCTACGCACTGGAGCTCTCTAGTGTTAGTCTCAAACCCAAATAAATAGTAAAACTGAGCCAGGAAGGACATCTGcaataaaaacagtcaaaacaaatcatgcaAATGATGGAGCTGACAGAGAACGAGTACTTTTCTTGAGGCTTTTAATTGGCTTCGGCTATTTCGGCGGTTTCAAGCTTAAGGTTAAGAGTGAGCATGCTGAGTGAGGGAATGTACATTAATTTAGTtcacatacatgcatgcacatttGACACTCAACAAGATAATTTGTTTTCTTAACCTAGTCACCGTCCACCAACTCTGATTTCCCTGATCAAAAGTATCAACTTGTTGAGTGTGGAAATGGAACCATCAGTATATAATTAACCTTTTGCGTGTCTGACCTACATTGTATATGGTGGAATGTTCAGTGATTCCCTTTGAATTTAGCACTGGTTTGAACGGTTAGTTGTCATTAGCATGACTAATCATGATCATCgttaaatcaaatttaaattctCACTTTGAAGTGTGAGTTATTGTGATGTCATTTATATTCAAAATGGTATTGTTGGTACTTGTAGAAAAGCAAATACTATAACAGATTAATAATTGTTATGCATTGTATTGACGCATAATTTTATTTTGGTAAGTATTATGTTTTATCACTGTATTTCAATGTAATCAATGTTACATTTTACCCTTCATTGTACTTTCCTGATAATGCCGAGCATCTTGTTTGTTTACCTGTTAGAAGACATGTTCTTTCCCCTTTATTATGGCACAGATAATAGTATAGTTTCTGTTGTGTCATCTCCCCTGCCCAGAATACCTCTGACTAAGCGCACACTAAGTGGCAGTCACTCATCGCACAGTAACCTGTCACAAGGATCCGTGACATCTGACCTGCTTGGTACTGATGAGATTGACGGGTCCAACAACACTACTCAACAAGCCATGATTGCAGAACGGCGCTCCAGCAGCAGCAATGACATCCAAGGTATTTCGAGTCCTGTGATTAGGTTTTACTGTGATTTAGGGATGAGTTTGACATGATATGtcagttaaaaaaacattgtaacatTATAATGAAGAGTCTTGATTTTGCTACTGTTGGGAAACAATTGAATGTCACTGATGTTGAAATAATCTTTTTTGATATGCAGCACTTCGGATTCGTCCCTTGAATTCAACGAGTCAGGGTGGAGGAATGTGTAGCGACTCGGAAAGTGTAGGAGGGAGCAGTGAGTCCCGATCCATGGACTCACCCGCTGCCAGCCCAGGTGGAGATATGATGGCCTTTCATTGTCACcatctaaagcaggggtgtaaaactcatttttgtcacaggccacattgtagttatcaTTTCCCatagagggccattatgactgtgaaaccatgaaataaatgtttcattgctTCGTCATAGTATTACACACAGTATATCATAATTTTTACAtatgcacaacaaattgatggatgagtAGTTTTAAaagcagaagtcaaggataatagtttgttcaactattattcaagtTACAGTAAAATGGAGTTTGGTAAACTGCTAAAAATGCTTGCAGCATATGACGATTTGAAaattgagcaagaatcatggaagttgaggCAAAAGAtatgcttttgcgggccacataaaatgatttggggggccggatgtggccccgggccttgggtttgacacctgtgatctaaaggatggaatccatccatccattttctaccgcttacccgaggtcgggtcgcgggggcagtagccttagcagggacgcccagactggaatattaaattaaatatataatgtgttttttaaattattattattacaataaaatattcaCTAGTTGTAATATAAGGTTTTTCAAACTCGGTCGTAACAATACCCCCAATGAATTATGTgtaagttaaacaaaaaaagagttatCGCCTGCATATGCTTACAAGGTGCCGCAAAATATAAAAGTAAGACGCTTTGCCGggtaggtttttgttttgtttttgtttttgtatacatATTATGCAACAGTGAGTAAATAAAGTGTTAGTGTTAGTATAGTGTTAGTTCCGCTTGGTGTGTATTGAGCCTCCTTTTGAGGATCATCTGCACCACTTATTCTATGGAACTGTGATTCGCCATCAGTTGAAAGCAAGACTCTATTCTTTGGATTAACAGCTTTCAACGCAGTTATTTTGGTCCGGTGTAGATGATGTGAATGTAGTTCAAAAGAAAATTGGCTAGAATTGGTGTGATTTAAATGTAGATATGTGGACTTATTTGTGTGTCTTGTCATACTTTTCAGGAGACTTTAAGAGGAGATTACCCAGATCCCCCTCTACTGGCACCATGTCATCTGCCGATGACCTGGATGAGCGAGATCCCCAATCGCCTTCTGATAATGGTGTGTCAAGCAGAAAAGTCACAAATGTTGATTTAGCATTTTCTACGTGCAGTACTCAGTTACATATTGCACATTTCAGGTATAAATGATCTTTTAATAGAGGCAGCCAGCTCTCCACGTCCTTTTAGAAACACACAGATGTCCAAAGCTGCTCAAACCCACAAACTGAGAAAACTTCGAGCGCCCTCCAAGTGTCGAGAGTGTGATGGGCTGGTGGTGTTTCAAGGAGCAGAGTGTGAGGAGGTAACAGTCTTTTGCTatttctcccccctccccccaatgaATAGCGCAAAAGGAAATCCAATCGTGAATAGCTCAAATTTGGACCTCAAGTATGAACAATGATCCAGATGACCATTGCCAATGCTTCACAATGGCTTCTTTATCACTTTTGATGACCAAACAAAAGATCATGACCAGCCCTGCACTCATCAGAATATCCCAAAAGGGAAAAGTTGAAACTGGCCATAAATTGTCCTCAGAGACTGAATTAACCAACTTGACTCAGTAGGGGGAAAACAGCCAGTGGAAACTAAAGATCTTTTGTCTAACTTTTAAAGAGTCCATCCCTCCTGTGTACCTCCTACTGCTTTTTTGGGATCAAGTTTCTTTCCATATTTATTAGATACTGTATACAGACAAAGGGAAAATAAAGGGTTAATGGAATTTTTCTGCCCTAAAAGGTGTTATGTAATGCTCCTTGGGTGCTTTGACAAGTAAGTGACGCAAGAATGCAAGCGCTTAAGTTCTTGGAATGGCTCCATGAAATTAGTTCAAGAGGTTGGAAGACCGAAGGCCTTTTTTCATGTTAATTTAAGGACCAGAAAAGGAATTTAGTGGAGTGAATATGTTGTGGTCTGAGCTGAAACCACCtgcatttaatatttcaaaatactttgggtcaaagacaaaaaaaaaaaaacggggtcATGTGCATAAACAATATAAGATTAAGGAAGTTTATTAAATTGAGTTGTGTTCACGTAAAATCCTACCCGTAGGAATTATGATGACTCTAAcctgtgtatgtactgtatgtctagCATGTTGCAGTTATGTTTGGCTGTACGTTGTTGTCCAAGATACACTGTTAAATGATGAACTGGTAACTAAACTGTTTCAATGTGTCTCCAGTGTTCATTAGCTTGCCATAAGAAGTGCCTGGAGAGCCTGGCCATTCAGTGCGGCCATAAGAAACTCCAGAGGAAGCTTCACCTCTTTGGTGTTGATTTCACGCAGACCGCAATGAACAGCCAAGATGGCATCCCATTCATCATCCGCAAATGTACGTCGGAGATCGAGACCAGAGCGCTCAACGTGAAGGTATTTGCAAGAAAATTCTGTTATACATTTTAAGCTTTGTTAGTGATTCAATTAGTTATTTTGAAAAGTTTCTGTATGGTCTTCTCAATCAGAATGTTCTGTGAAATGcatttaatgtaaaaatgtttttggggctTCAAAGGGTATTTACCGCATAAACGGTGCCAAGTCCCGCGTCGAAAAACTCTGCCAAGCATTTGAGAACGGCAAGGACTTGGTTGAGATGTCTGAGCTTTACCCCCACGACATCAGTAACGTACTCAAACTCT
The genomic region above belongs to Phycodurus eques isolate BA_2022a chromosome 21, UOR_Pequ_1.1, whole genome shotgun sequence and contains:
- the arhgap29a gene encoding rho GTPase-activating protein 29 isoform X3, with protein sequence MGDVDNGSVLGLPLTKRSRSSENLPVESGGSGSEKDDPPVPVIVTGPPFRVEEVDRTLLQQENGVESALRYAKAWSKYTKEVLGWVEKRLNMDIELAKSYNKMAESAKILASQQEFMPFREIYMAAFKNDIDYSKLVLNTTAVLQSNKFMQPLMTRKNELDKLRKEMKDQWQREQKKMHEADSALKKARMLQDQRQEEYEKAKVSTSRLEGEQIGGVAGATAAKQLEKRRRLEEEAFQKAEEARAHCEACQIDVVEKRVDLAKTKSDIITQLRKMVFQCDLTLKAVTVNWFQLQQAQVVSLPVNHQSLCENAKLYEPGHRYVDFVRRLPPESHYLDSSFSSSAGIPLTKRTLSGSHSSHSNLSQGSVTSDLLGTDEIDGSNNTTQQAMIAERRSSSSNDIQALRIRPLNSTSQGGGMCSDSESVGGSSESRSMDSPAASPGDFKRRLPRSPSTGTMSSADDLDERDPQSPSDNGINDLLIEAASSPRPFRNTQMSKAAQTHKLRKLRAPSKCRECDGLVVFQGAECEECSLACHKKCLESLAIQCGHKKLQRKLHLFGVDFTQTAMNSQDGIPFIIRKCTSEIETRALNVKGIYRINGAKSRVEKLCQAFENGKDLVEMSELYPHDISNVLKLYLRQLPEPLILFRYYNELIGLAKVSQSVILEDLEAFRLSSSPVAPAQVGVALNRILFKLKDLLRQLPPAHNKTLQFLIEHLHRVTERSEENKMTARNLGIIFGPTLIKPRQSDADVSLSSVVDYPYQALIVELLIRHYQMIFDTPLSPLMGNSPTEVCAQPLPDMRPPHHRKEQHLSRHSKSVGDIQELSSRDFKRHSSTPPYNFLTEDKDSVLLLPADHEGKEFDPADEVDSEACNGVFDVLKPSERSLYRSPHVTPITRVHLRHHRNRFSSRPASMPVERFHSRSKEDENPTWTSMDEDDGKGDRDIQSIEEVDETEMTKLRATTHYRSTCIDTQTLRRTWDKQYKHHDIASRTDKIVSSTADDESSTSPSVSVSSSSFPLEDSKSTVTTSNGPYSNSVQMSLRPARILRREDNVTKYNIVSMGFRASRTLQPPPGTFYKPPSGRKTKSLSILANSTENEQEEDEDEEEELEIEVSVDEPLEEDTEAEQAAASPSHSPGPEDVGLNQARPVYQRLRSRHLQEVEHRKAHFV